A window from Streptomyces griseiscabiei encodes these proteins:
- a CDS encoding ScbR family autoregulator-binding transcription factor — protein sequence MALQERGIKSRNLILRAAAEVFDERGYDSASTTEILERSGLTRGALYHHFPSKEAIAVALLTLHGEAVSFTAQPVKIQAVIDHTFTFASGLQHDAVLRACVRLAVEQTSFRSHAVTPYQQSGESVRTTLAQAQEQGELLPGLDLTEAADMITGTFTGIQVMSRVQTNREDLPERVGVMWRFLLPGLVVPGMIGRLRLTPPLATEPADAVREPTPV from the coding sequence ATGGCACTGCAGGAACGCGGGATCAAGTCCCGGAATCTGATCTTGAGGGCGGCCGCAGAGGTCTTCGACGAACGCGGATACGACTCCGCGAGCACCACCGAGATCCTCGAACGGTCGGGGCTGACCCGTGGCGCCCTCTACCACCACTTCCCCTCCAAGGAGGCCATCGCCGTCGCCCTGCTCACCCTGCACGGCGAGGCCGTCTCCTTCACCGCGCAGCCGGTGAAGATCCAGGCCGTCATCGACCACACCTTCACCTTCGCCAGCGGACTCCAGCACGATGCGGTCCTGCGCGCCTGCGTGCGCCTCGCGGTCGAGCAGACCAGCTTCCGCAGCCACGCGGTCACGCCGTACCAGCAGTCCGGCGAGTCCGTGCGGACAACCCTGGCCCAGGCCCAGGAGCAGGGCGAACTCCTGCCCGGCCTGGACCTGACCGAGGCCGCGGACATGATCACCGGAACGTTCACCGGGATCCAGGTGATGTCGCGGGTCCAGACGAACCGGGAGGACCTGCCCGAGCGCGTGGGCGTGATGTGGCGCTTCCTGCTGCCGGGCCTCGTGGTCCCCGGCATGATCGGCCGGCTGCGGCTCACCCCACCCCTGGCGACCGAACCCGCCGACGCCGTACGCGAGCCCACCCCCGTCTGA
- a CDS encoding NAD-dependent epimerase/dehydratase family protein, with amino-acid sequence MPTVMITGAAGFTGRRAAAEAARRGAALTLMSHHRTLERPGPGPMRSVRADLADPDSLRGVCEGVDVLLHCASLIGGTPQDSHTVNARGTAALVAEAQRSGVSRIVYLSTASVYGRGVFRGALPADLERRPRSATSRTRALAEDAVLAAGGFVLRPYLVYGPGDAWVVPGLVRLLHALAGGTSGWDARLSVISVTELAGLLVGVGLAPRERLSASLYHAALPAPVEASQLLGAVAAAAGVAPAPETTPAAARLRLRGDREAANALEMVATDHWFDSTPVWADLGHTVPGTPADVHLPRLREWYARRAAASVGRTAGRSASDGCGGPRPTGVVAATSPVVPGGHGHRLPVRRGS; translated from the coding sequence GTGCCGACCGTGATGATCACCGGCGCGGCCGGTTTCACCGGCCGTCGGGCCGCCGCCGAGGCCGCCCGGCGGGGAGCGGCCCTGACCCTGATGTCGCACCACCGCACCCTGGAGCGCCCGGGACCGGGCCCGATGCGTTCCGTGCGGGCCGACCTCGCCGATCCGGACTCGCTGCGCGGTGTGTGTGAGGGCGTGGACGTGCTGCTGCACTGCGCCTCCCTGATCGGAGGGACCCCCCAGGACAGCCACACCGTCAACGCCCGGGGGACCGCCGCGCTCGTCGCCGAGGCGCAGCGCTCGGGGGTCTCCCGGATCGTCTACCTCAGCACCGCGTCGGTGTACGGCCGTGGCGTCTTCCGCGGCGCCCTTCCGGCGGACCTCGAACGCAGGCCGCGGTCGGCGACGTCACGGACGCGGGCGTTGGCCGAGGACGCCGTTCTGGCCGCCGGGGGCTTCGTGCTGCGGCCGTACCTGGTGTACGGCCCCGGTGACGCCTGGGTGGTTCCCGGGCTGGTCCGGCTGCTGCACGCCCTGGCCGGCGGCACGTCGGGCTGGGACGCCAGGCTCTCCGTGATCTCCGTGACGGAACTGGCCGGCCTGCTGGTGGGCGTCGGACTCGCCCCGCGTGAGCGCCTGTCGGCGTCCCTCTACCACGCGGCGCTGCCCGCACCGGTGGAGGCCTCGCAGTTGCTGGGCGCCGTCGCCGCCGCGGCGGGGGTCGCGCCGGCGCCGGAGACCACTCCCGCCGCGGCCCGGCTCCGGCTGCGCGGGGACCGGGAGGCCGCGAACGCTCTGGAGATGGTCGCCACCGACCACTGGTTCGACAGCACGCCGGTCTGGGCCGATCTGGGGCACACGGTGCCGGGCACGCCCGCGGACGTGCACCTTCCGCGCCTGCGCGAGTGGTACGCGCGGCGGGCGGCGGCATCGGTCGGCCGTACGGCGGGACGTTCCGCGTCCGACGGGTGTGGCGGGCCGCGTCCGACGGGTGTGGTGGCCGCCACGAGCCCCGTCGTACCCGGCGGGCACGGACACCGTCTCCCTGTGCGCCGGGGGAGTTGA
- a CDS encoding TetR/AcrR family transcriptional regulator, whose protein sequence is MDKRSEHTRQLLVDATAGLIAEGRFTDAGLVNICRAAGVSRGALYHHFDSIADLVAEVYAQARVRVDGLVEEAFSHPPAKAPAGFSIALCRALLDEHMVRAGVRVGPDGTSDPPRLREEALTRMREQMVTNRPGSDAAADLAVVVTAGLESLGHTDVYWWQPKTVQRIWGLVHHLDGVS, encoded by the coding sequence ATGGACAAACGTTCCGAGCACACCCGCCAGTTACTCGTCGACGCCACAGCGGGTCTCATAGCCGAAGGCCGGTTCACCGATGCCGGGCTCGTGAACATCTGCCGGGCGGCCGGGGTCAGCAGAGGCGCGCTCTACCACCATTTCGACTCCATCGCGGACCTGGTGGCAGAGGTGTACGCGCAGGCTCGCGTGCGGGTGGACGGCCTCGTGGAGGAGGCGTTCAGCCATCCGCCGGCCAAGGCCCCGGCCGGGTTCAGCATCGCCCTGTGCCGGGCACTGCTCGACGAGCACATGGTGCGCGCGGGCGTCCGGGTCGGGCCCGACGGCACGAGCGACCCGCCCCGGCTGCGCGAGGAGGCTCTGACGAGGATGCGCGAGCAGATGGTCACGAACCGCCCCGGAAGCGACGCCGCCGCCGACCTCGCCGTGGTCGTCACCGCCGGACTCGAGTCGCTCGGCCACACCGACGTCTACTGGTGGCAGCCGAAGACCGTCCAGCGCATCTGGGGCCTGGTCCATCACCTGGACGGCGTCTCCTGA
- a CDS encoding ABC transporter ATP-binding protein gives MATVTFDKATRIYPGSTKPAVDGLEIEIEDGEFLVLVGPSGCGKSTSLRMLAGLEDVNGGAIRIGDRDVTHLPPKDRDIAMVFQNYALYPHMTVADNMGFALKIAGVNKAEIRQKVEEAAKILDLTEYLDRKPKALSGGQRQRVAMGRAIVREPQVFLMDEPLSNLDAKLRVSTRTQIASLQRRLGITTVYVTHDQVEAMTMGDRVAVLKDGLLQQVDTPRNMYDRPANLFVAGFIGSPAMNLVEVPITDGGVKFGNSVVPVNREALKAASDKGDTTVTVGVRPEHFDIVEHGGATTLSKDSEDAPAGLAVSVNVVEELGADGYVYGTAEVGGETKDLVVRVNGRQVPEKGATLHVVPRPGENHVFSTSTGERLSD, from the coding sequence ATGGCCACAGTTACGTTCGACAAGGCGACCCGGATCTACCCGGGTTCCACGAAGCCCGCCGTGGACGGTCTCGAGATCGAGATCGAGGACGGCGAGTTCCTCGTTCTGGTCGGCCCGTCCGGTTGCGGCAAGTCCACCTCGCTCCGCATGCTCGCGGGGCTCGAGGACGTCAACGGCGGCGCCATCCGCATCGGTGACCGCGACGTCACGCACCTGCCGCCGAAGGACCGGGACATCGCCATGGTGTTCCAGAACTACGCGCTCTACCCGCACATGACCGTCGCCGACAACATGGGCTTCGCCCTCAAGATCGCCGGCGTCAACAAGGCGGAGATCCGGCAGAAGGTCGAGGAGGCCGCGAAGATCCTCGACCTCACCGAGTACCTGGACCGCAAGCCGAAGGCCCTCTCCGGCGGTCAGCGCCAGCGTGTCGCGATGGGCCGCGCCATCGTGCGTGAGCCGCAGGTCTTCCTCATGGACGAGCCGCTGTCGAACCTCGACGCCAAGCTCCGTGTCTCGACCCGTACGCAGATCGCGTCGCTCCAGCGACGCCTCGGCATCACCACCGTCTACGTCACCCACGACCAGGTCGAGGCCATGACGATGGGCGACCGGGTCGCGGTCCTCAAGGACGGTCTGCTCCAGCAGGTCGACACCCCGCGCAACATGTACGACCGCCCGGCCAACCTCTTCGTCGCCGGCTTCATCGGCTCCCCGGCCATGAACCTGGTCGAGGTCCCGATCACCGACGGCGGTGTGAAGTTCGGCAACAGCGTCGTCCCGGTCAACCGTGAGGCCCTGAAGGCCGCCTCCGACAAGGGTGACACCACCGTCACCGTCGGTGTCCGCCCCGAGCACTTCGACATCGTCGAGCACGGCGGCGCCACCACCCTGTCGAAGGACAGCGAGGACGCCCCGGCCGGCCTCGCCGTCTCCGTCAACGTCGTCGAGGAGCTCGGCGCCGACGGTTACGTCTACGGCACCGCCGAGGTCGGCGGCGAGACCAAGGACCTCGTGGTCCGCGTCAACGGCCGCCAGGTCCCGGAGAAGGGCGCGACGCTGCACGTCGTCCCGCGTCCGGGCGAGAACCACGTGTTCTCGACCTCCACGGGCGAGCGCCTCTCCGACTGA
- a CDS encoding response regulator transcription factor, translating to MNLQVVDPHGAHRSKRHSPTAPAQPRTTVPGPRLSPASGAEHRPLRILVVENRPADADALVQDLQRQGHHAEHVDTGGAALDAHHDADLVLLDLDLPDLDGLEVCRGIRAVSDTPVIAVTARGNELDRVLGLQAGSDDYLVKPYGFRELLARMEAVMRRCRPRTETARTYAHGPLHINAATREVTLDGEAVELTRKEFDLLHLLAVRPGAVVSRRQLMMQIWDDAWSQRGRTIDTHVSSLRGKLGSSSWIITVRGVGFRLGHPRQ from the coding sequence ATGAACTTACAGGTTGTCGACCCTCACGGCGCTCACCGCAGCAAACGCCACAGCCCCACGGCGCCGGCACAACCGCGCACGACCGTGCCCGGTCCCAGACTCTCTCCGGCGTCCGGCGCCGAACACCGGCCCCTGCGCATCCTGGTGGTGGAGAACCGGCCCGCCGACGCCGACGCACTGGTCCAGGACCTCCAGCGGCAAGGGCACCACGCCGAGCACGTGGACACCGGCGGCGCCGCCCTCGACGCCCACCACGACGCCGATCTGGTCCTGCTCGATCTCGACCTGCCGGACCTCGACGGCCTCGAGGTCTGCCGCGGCATCCGGGCGGTCAGCGACACCCCCGTCATCGCCGTCACCGCGCGCGGCAACGAGCTCGACCGGGTACTCGGCCTCCAGGCCGGCTCCGACGACTACCTGGTCAAGCCGTACGGGTTCCGCGAACTCCTGGCCCGCATGGAGGCGGTGATGCGGCGCTGTCGGCCCCGCACCGAGACGGCGCGCACCTACGCTCACGGCCCGCTGCACATCAACGCGGCCACGCGCGAAGTCACCCTGGACGGCGAGGCGGTGGAGCTGACCCGCAAGGAGTTCGACCTGCTGCACCTGCTCGCGGTGCGCCCCGGCGCCGTCGTCTCGCGGCGTCAGCTGATGATGCAGATCTGGGACGACGCCTGGTCGCAGCGGGGACGCACGATAGACACCCATGTCAGCAGCCTGCGCGGCAAGCTCGGTTCCAGCAGCTGGATCATCACCGTCCGCGGCGTCGGCTTCCGCCTCGGCCACCCCCGACAGTGA
- a CDS encoding ScbA/BarX family gamma-butyrolactone biosynthesis protein, with product MSTQTHAFSVHEPQRTTRTHRLGTIEGLPAAVLRAAPAAPVLTSTVPRELVHRAAVSEVLLTGWEPLDPQGPGERFVVGAQWPRGHCLFAPSGGYQDPMLLVESVRQIGSLLAHAEFSVPFGHQFMMRDIAISTTPELLRATPKPTEVELHTQCRDVVRRGTNLSGMRYDVTVRMGQKALATATASFTCIAPAVYRRLRGDRSTGVPQQTGTTVDPASVGRSGAENVVLTDEVATSGGGRSFTLRVDGSHPVFFDHPVDHIPGMVLLEAARQAAYATTGRVGGLVTGVQSTFTRYAELDTPCLIEAAPQETVTGRTPVRVTGVQGGTTVFTADIILSTPVR from the coding sequence ATGTCGACCCAGACCCACGCCTTTTCGGTACACGAGCCTCAGCGGACCACGCGGACGCACCGGCTGGGCACCATCGAGGGCCTGCCGGCCGCGGTCCTGCGTGCGGCCCCGGCGGCTCCCGTCCTCACCAGCACGGTGCCCCGCGAGTTAGTGCACCGCGCGGCGGTCTCGGAAGTCCTGCTCACCGGCTGGGAGCCGCTCGATCCGCAGGGGCCGGGAGAGCGTTTCGTGGTCGGAGCGCAGTGGCCGCGCGGCCACTGCCTCTTCGCCCCGTCCGGCGGCTATCAGGACCCGATGCTCCTCGTCGAGTCGGTCCGTCAGATCGGTTCCCTGCTGGCGCACGCCGAGTTCTCGGTGCCGTTCGGGCACCAGTTCATGATGCGGGACATCGCGATCAGCACCACTCCGGAACTGCTGCGCGCGACCCCGAAACCCACCGAGGTCGAACTGCACACGCAGTGCCGCGACGTGGTCCGCCGGGGCACGAATCTCTCCGGCATGCGCTACGACGTCACGGTGCGGATGGGCCAGAAGGCGCTGGCCACCGCGACGGCGTCCTTCACCTGCATCGCTCCGGCCGTCTACCGCAGACTTCGGGGCGACCGGTCGACCGGCGTACCCCAGCAGACGGGCACGACGGTCGACCCGGCGTCCGTGGGGCGCTCCGGCGCGGAGAACGTCGTGCTGACCGACGAGGTGGCCACATCCGGCGGCGGCCGCTCCTTCACCCTGCGCGTCGACGGCTCGCACCCGGTCTTCTTCGACCACCCGGTCGACCACATACCGGGCATGGTGCTCCTGGAGGCGGCCCGGCAGGCCGCGTACGCCACCACGGGCCGCGTCGGCGGACTCGTGACCGGTGTCCAGAGCACCTTCACGCGCTACGCCGAACTCGACACGCCCTGCCTGATCGAGGCGGCCCCGCAGGAGACGGTCACCGGACGGACGCCGGTGCGGGTGACCGGGGTGCAGGGCGGCACCACCGTCTTCACCGCCGACATCATCCTGAGCACTCCGGTCCGTTGA
- a CDS encoding nucleotidyltransferase family protein produces MTDPNAASRPVQAVVLAGGQGSRLRPYTDDRPKPMVEIPGTGTPIIGHQLTWLAEEGVTDVVVSCGHLAEVLQKWLDSADLPVRVTTVVETEPLGRGGGLKYAASHLPHPDQPWYATNGDIWTRFSLRDMADFHTERDALATLALARPRIPWGAVKTDGFGRVTDFIEAPPTTYEINAGVYVFSPEFTDLLPALGDHERTTFPRLARERRLAGFPIPQGAYWRAIDTAKDLTEAAKELAALGR; encoded by the coding sequence ATGACCGATCCGAACGCCGCGTCGCGCCCCGTTCAAGCCGTGGTCCTCGCCGGTGGCCAGGGCTCCCGGCTGCGCCCGTACACCGACGACCGGCCCAAGCCCATGGTCGAGATCCCCGGTACGGGCACGCCGATCATCGGCCATCAGCTCACCTGGCTCGCCGAGGAGGGCGTGACCGACGTGGTCGTCTCCTGCGGCCACCTCGCCGAGGTCCTGCAGAAGTGGCTGGACTCGGCCGACCTACCGGTCCGCGTCACCACGGTCGTCGAGACGGAGCCTCTGGGCCGCGGCGGAGGCCTCAAGTACGCCGCCTCCCACCTTCCCCACCCGGACCAGCCCTGGTACGCCACCAACGGCGACATCTGGACCCGTTTCTCGCTGCGCGACATGGCGGACTTCCACACCGAGCGCGACGCCCTCGCCACCCTCGCCCTCGCCCGCCCCCGCATCCCCTGGGGAGCCGTGAAGACGGACGGCTTCGGCCGCGTGACCGACTTCATCGAGGCCCCGCCCACGACGTACGAGATCAACGCCGGCGTCTACGTCTTCTCCCCCGAGTTCACCGACCTCCTCCCCGCCCTCGGCGACCACGAGCGCACCACCTTCCCCCGCCTCGCCCGAGAACGCCGCCTCGCCGGCTTCCCCATCCCCCAGGGCGCCTACTGGCGAGCCATCGACACGGCGAAGGACCTGACGGAGGCCGCGAAGGAACTGGCCGCCCTGGGCCGTTAG
- a CDS encoding acetyl/propionyl/methylcrotonyl-CoA carboxylase subunit alpha: MRKVLIANRGEIAVRVARACRDAGIASVAVYADPDRDALHVRAADEAFALGGDTPATSYLDMGKVLQAAKDAGADALHPGYGFLSENAEFAQAVLDAGLIWIGPPPQAIRDLGDKVAARHIAQRAGAPLVAGTPDPVSGADEVVAFAREHGLPIAIKAAFGGGGRGLKVARTLDEVPELYDSAVREAVAAFGRGECFVERYLDKPRHVETQCLADSHGNVVVVSTRDCSLQRRHQKLVEEAPAPFLSEAQNAELYAASKAILKEAGYVGAGTVEFLVGADGTISFLEVNTRLQVEHPVTEEVTGLDLVREMFRIADGEHLGYDDPPLRGHSFEFRINGEDPGRGFLPAPGTVTTFAPPTGPGVRLDAGVESGSVIGPAWDSLLAKLIVTGATRRQALQRAARALAEFHVEGMATAIPFHRAVVTDPAFGPELTGSTDPFTVHTRWIETEFTNDIKPFAAPADTDTDDDSDRETIVVEVGGKRLEVSLPAALGMTLARTGLAAGAKPKRRAAKKSGPAASGDTLASPMQGTIVKVAVEEGQEVKEGDLVVVLEAMKMEQPLNAHRTGTIKALNAEVGASITSGATICEIKD, encoded by the coding sequence ATGCGCAAGGTGTTGATCGCCAACCGAGGCGAAATCGCTGTCCGCGTCGCCCGGGCGTGCCGGGACGCCGGGATCGCGAGCGTGGCCGTGTACGCCGATCCGGACCGGGACGCGCTGCATGTGCGGGCCGCGGACGAGGCGTTCGCCCTGGGCGGTGACACCCCCGCCACCAGCTACCTGGACATGGGCAAGGTCCTGCAGGCGGCGAAGGACGCGGGCGCGGACGCCCTCCACCCGGGTTACGGCTTCCTCTCGGAGAACGCGGAGTTCGCGCAGGCGGTCCTGGACGCGGGCCTGATCTGGATCGGCCCGCCCCCGCAGGCGATCCGCGACCTCGGTGACAAGGTCGCCGCCCGGCACATCGCCCAGCGCGCCGGCGCCCCCCTCGTGGCGGGCACCCCGGACCCGGTCTCCGGCGCCGACGAGGTCGTGGCGTTCGCCCGGGAGCACGGCCTGCCGATCGCGATCAAGGCGGCCTTCGGCGGCGGCGGACGCGGCCTGAAGGTGGCCCGCACCCTCGACGAGGTCCCCGAGCTGTACGACTCCGCGGTCCGCGAGGCCGTGGCGGCCTTCGGCCGGGGCGAGTGCTTCGTGGAGCGCTACCTCGACAAGCCCCGCCACGTCGAGACCCAGTGCCTGGCCGACTCCCACGGCAACGTGGTCGTGGTCTCCACCCGCGACTGCTCCCTCCAGCGCCGCCACCAGAAACTCGTCGAGGAGGCCCCGGCCCCCTTCCTGTCCGAGGCGCAGAACGCCGAGCTGTACGCCGCCTCCAAGGCCATCCTCAAGGAAGCCGGCTACGTCGGCGCCGGCACCGTCGAGTTCCTCGTCGGCGCGGACGGCACGATCTCCTTCCTGGAGGTCAACACCCGCCTCCAGGTCGAACACCCGGTCACCGAGGAGGTCACCGGCCTCGACCTGGTCCGCGAGATGTTCCGCATCGCCGACGGCGAACACCTCGGCTACGACGACCCGCCACTGCGCGGCCACTCCTTCGAGTTCCGCATCAACGGCGAGGACCCCGGCCGCGGCTTCCTCCCCGCCCCCGGCACCGTCACCACCTTCGCCCCGCCCACCGGCCCCGGCGTCCGCCTCGACGCGGGCGTGGAGTCCGGCAGCGTGATCGGCCCCGCCTGGGACTCCCTCCTCGCCAAACTGATCGTCACCGGCGCCACCCGCCGGCAGGCCCTGCAGCGCGCGGCCCGCGCCCTGGCCGAGTTCCACGTCGAGGGCATGGCCACCGCGATCCCCTTCCACCGCGCCGTGGTCACCGACCCCGCCTTCGGCCCCGAACTCACCGGCTCCACCGACCCGTTCACGGTCCACACCCGCTGGATCGAGACCGAGTTCACCAACGACATCAAACCCTTCGCCGCCCCCGCCGACACCGACACCGACGACGACAGCGACCGCGAGACCATCGTCGTCGAGGTCGGCGGCAAACGCCTGGAGGTCTCCCTCCCCGCCGCGCTCGGCATGACCCTGGCCCGCACCGGCCTCGCCGCCGGAGCCAAACCCAAACGCCGCGCCGCCAAGAAGTCCGGCCCCGCCGCCTCCGGCGACACCCTCGCCTCCCCCATGCAGGGCACCATCGTCAAGGTCGCCGTCGAAGAGGGCCAGGAAGTCAAGGAAGGCGACCTCGTCGTCGTCCTCGAAGCCATGAAGATGGAACAACCCCTCAACGCCCACCGCACCGGCACCATCAAGGCCCTCAACGCGGAAGTCGGCGCCTCCATCACCTCCGGCGCCACGATCTGCGAAATCAAGGACTGA